The Arcobacter roscoffensis genome segment TGCTCTACCCCTATATGCTACTACACAAGGCTATACCTAAATATATTTCGGAGAGAACCAGCTATCACGAAGTTTGATTGGCCTTTCACCCCTATCCACAAGTCATCCGAGGACTTTTCAACGCCCACCGGTTCGGTCCTCCACTGGCTCTTACACCAGCTTCAACCTGCTCATGGATAGATCACTTCGTTTCGGGTCTGCAGCATCTGACTAATTCGCCCTATTAAGACTCGCTTTCGCTACGGCTTCGTACTTGACTTAACCTTGCCAGACACCACAACTCGCAGGCTCATTATGCAAAAGGCAGTCCGTCACCCTGATAAATCATAGGGCTCCGAATGATTGTAAGCTAATGGTTTCAGGTTCTATTTCACTCTCCTCACTGGAGTACTTTTCACCTTTCCCTCACGGTACTTGTTCACTATCGATCTGTAAGTAGTATTTAGGATTAGAGGGTGGTCCCCCTAGATTCAGTCAAAATATCACGTGTTCCGACCTACTCAGGATACCAATAAAGTCATTGAAGATTTTAAGTACAGGAGTATCACCTTCTATGCTATAGCTTTCCAACTATTTCCTCTATCTTCTTTGATCTTATATCTTGGTCCTACAACCCCCTATGCAAGCATAGGGTTTGTCCTAATCCGCGTTCGCTCGCCGCTACTAACGGAATCTCATTTGATTTCTCTTCCTCCGGTTACTGAGATGTTTCACTTCACCGGGTTCGCCCACTTTGCAGTGTAATATATATCTCTATATACTGGGTTGTCCCATTCGGAAATCTACGGATCAAAACTTCTTGACAGTTCCCCGTAGCTTATCGCAGTCTAGTACGTCCTTCATCGCCTCTTACAGTCTAGGCATCCACCATTAGCCCTTAATAGCTTATTTTTTATGTTGATAAAGTAATTTACATTACTTCACCGTTTGAATAATTATTCCTTGGCTACTATCTTATTAAATATATTACTATATTCAATAAAAAAGTTGTGTTTTAAAAATTGTTTCTTATTTTAGTTCATATTTAAACTTTCATTTAAATATTCGCTAGAAAAATTTTAAGACTTTAACATTATGTTTTTAAATATCATATCCTTTATTATCAAATAAAGAATGTTTAAAGATTATAAATAATCTTTATAAACCGAATATAGAAAAGGTCGATATTCCCTTTTTTTACTAACTTTGTTAGTTTCTGAGATAAGAATCGAATCTTATCTCTTTCTCTGAAAGGAGGTGATCCAACCGCAGGTTCTCCTACGGTTACCTTGTTACGACTTCACCCCAGTTACTGAATCCACTGTGGAGGGTAGCTACTTTAGCATTCCCGCTTCGAATGAGTTCAATTCCCATGGTGTGACGGGCGGTGAGTACAAGACCCGGGAACGTATTCACCGTAGCATTGCTGATCTACGATTACTAGCGATTCCAACTTCAAGTAGTCGAGTTGCAGACTACTATCCGAACTGGGAGATATTTTTGAGATTTGCTCCACGTCACCGTATCGCTGCTCTTTGTATACCCCATTGTAGCACGTGTGTAGCCCTGGACGTAAGGGCCATGATGACTTGACGTCGTCCTCACCTTCCTCCTGGTTACCCAGGCAGTCTCGTTAGAGTTCTCAGCCGAACTGTTAGCAACTAACGACGAGGGTTGCGCTCGTTGCGGGACTTAACCCAACATCTCACGACACGAGCTGACGACAGCCGTGCAGCACCTGTATATAAGCTTCTGCAAGCAGACACCTCATAATCTCTTATAAGTTCTTACTATGTCAAGTCCAGGTAAGGTTCTTCGCGTATCGTCGAATTAAACCACATGCTCCACCGCTTGTGCGGGTCCCCGTCTATTCCTTTGAGTTTTAATCTTGCGACCGTACTCCCCAGGCGGTACACTTAATGTGTTTACTGCATTACTGCAAGGTCTAGCCTCACAACAACTAGTGTACATCGTTTAGGGCGTGGACTACCAGGGTATCTAATCCTGTTTGCTCCCCACGCTTTCGCGTCTCAGCGTCAATAATGTTCCAGTAGATCGCCTTCGCAATCGGTATTCCTTCTGATCTCTACGGATTTTACCCCTACACCAGAAATTCCATCTACCTCTCCCATATTCTAGGTTAACAGTTTTCAAAGCAGTTCTATGGTTGAGCCATAGGATTTCACTTCAAACTTATTAACCCGCCTACACGCTCTTTACGCCCAGTGATTCCGAGTAACGCTTGCGCCCTCCGTATTACCGCGGCTGCTGGCACGGAGTTAGCCGGCGCTTATTCATATAGTACCGTCATTATCTTCCTATATAAAAGGAGTTTACGCACCGAAATGTGTCATCCTCCACGCGGCGTTGCTGCATCAGGGTTTCCCCCATTGTGCAATATTCCCCACTGCTGCCTCCCGTAGGAGTCTGGACCGTGTCTCAGTTCCAGTGTGACTGATCATCCTCTCAAACCAGTTAGGCGTCATTGTCTTGGTGAGCCATTACCTCACCAACTAACTGATACCGTACAGGCCGATCCTAGAGCTATAAATATTTCCCTTGCAGACTTTTGTCTTAAAGGCATATAGAGTCTTAGCATTCGTTTCCAAATGTTATCCTCTTCTCTAGGGCACATTACCTATATATTACTCACCCGTGCGCCACTTAGCTGACAGTTATAGCAAGCTATAACCCGTTCTCGTTCGACTTGCATGTGTTAAGCACGCCGCCAGCGTTCACTCTGAGCCAGGATCAAACTCTCCATAAATGAAGTATTTGAAACTGACAATTTTTGTATTAAATTACAAAATTATCACTCAAAATGCTTTTTACTTTCGTAAAAAACTTAAATAGACAAGAATTGTATTTCTTGTTTTTTATATCGTTTATTCTATATTCGGTTTATAAAAATTACTTCTTATTAACCTTCTGTTTTTAAAGATCATAATCTCTTTTAGAACTTCTTGTCGTTCCTCTGAAATTGGATGGGAATTATAGACAAATATCTCTCGCTTGTCAAGCGATTTTTCTAAATTAAAGCTTAAATTTTGGAAATTATGGATTTTTGTATTGAAAAATCTATATTTTATTACCTTTTAGAGTTTATATTTTTTATTCTTTTTACCTTATTTGATTTTTACTATTCTTTTTTACATAAATAGAAAAGAATTTCTTTTGTAAATTCACATTAGATGTGTAAAGTTTATAAAGTTAAGATACTAAGATTAGCTGACATACGACCAAAGTTTATTATAGTAGGCATATATGAACTATTTAATGAAAAGTTATAATTGTTAATTTCTCATAATATTTTAATTTATTAATTGTTTACTGTGAAATATTATGTGATTGATTAAATATATGAAGTGGCTCCGGCACCTGGATTCGAACCAGGGACCAAATGATTAACAGTCATCTACTCTACCACTGAGCTATGCCGGATTTTGAAGTTAATTTATAAATGGCTCCGGCACCTGGATTCGAACCAGGGACCAAATGATTAACAGTCATCTACTCTACCACTGAGCTATGCCGGAATCTATAAATTATGATATGTTGTATTAAAAATATGGCTCCGGCACCTGGATTCGAACCAGGGACCAAATGATTAACAGTCATCTACTCTACCACTGAGCTATGCCGGATTATTTAACCATTTTTTTAATGGAGTGGAATTATAGTAAAAAATATTTTCTTTGTCAAGGGAATTTTATAAAAATTTATAAATTTTTATAAAATTTAACTCCACTACTATCGACAAGTGATATTTTACTATTTTTTACTAGTTCTTCAAGCTTATTCTTAGATTCCTCATCAAATAAGTTTTCAATATCTTCAATAGTAAGAGGTCTTCTTTTTAATGTTTGAACAATATCATCTTTTGAATATGAACCTAAAAGTTTAGGTCTATTTTTATATACTATGTTTACATTTATACCTTTAAAAATATTTGCAACTTTTTCTAAAGTTTTATATGATACAGGTTTAACTTTATACGCAGGTGGCCTATCAATAGTACCAATATCTACTCTTTTAGGGTTTATTTTTTTCACAGCATTATATAATAAAGCAATTTCATCATCCTTATCATTTAAATCTTTAACAAAAAGAATTTCTAAAACAAAATCATTTTTTGTTTTTTGCGAAAAATCTATCATAGAAGGAACAATTTTATCTATTTCTATACTTTTATCAGTTCTATCAAGTTTTTTAAAACACTTCTCACTTACACAATCTAATGAAAGTTTTACTGTATCAATTTTAAGAAGAGTTTTAAAGGTATCTTCTTTATAAATTGTACTACCATTTGATAAAATAAGAGTTTTTGTATTATTTTTGATTTTATTAATTTCATCCACAAGTTCATCTAACTTAGGATAAAGTGTTGGTTCACCATTTGCAGTTAATGTAATAACATCGATTTTTTCATTTTTTAGAAAACTTTTTTTTATTTCAGAGATTACTTCTTCAACACTTGGATACTCAGTCATTTTAGAAACTGTTTTAGCACCTTCTAATTCACAATATAAACAATCAAAGTTACACTGTTTTGATGAAGGAGAAAGATCTATCCCTAAAGATATACCAAATCTTCTTGAAGCGATTGGTCCAAAAGTTATTGAGTTTGAATAAGACATGATTTAAACTTTCTTTAATAAGTAGCAAAGCTACTTATTAGATAATTGAGATTTTAATTAAGATTTTTTAGATACTCTTTGACACTCTTTAACAAAGTGAATAGCATTTTCAACAGGAACATCTGGCAAAATACCATGTCCTAAGTTGAAAATATGTCCTTCACCTTGCATAGTCTCTTGAATTTTTTCTACACATTTAGTAGTCTCTTCTTTTGAGTAAAGTCTACAAGGTTCCATATTTCCTTGAAGAACATATTTATCACCTAACTTAGCTTTAGCCATAGCCATTGGAGTTCCCCAATCAATTCCTAATACATCAAAGTTTCCATAAACTCCATCCATATTAATAAATGCAGAGATTCCTTTAGGGAACATTATTACTGGAATATGTGGATATTTCTCTTTAATGTATTCAGCAATTTCAACCATATACTTCCATGAGAATTCATCATATCTTCCAGGTTCAATTGCTGCAGCCCATGAATCAAAGATTTGAACAACATCTGCACCTGCTTGAATTTGTTTTTCTAGATATAATTTAACAATATCAGTTACTTTTCTTAAAATATTATGCAATAGTTCAGGATTTGAATACATCATTTTTTTACATAAATTATAAGTCTTAGTCCCCTGCCCTTCAATCATGTAAGTTGCAAGAGTCCATGGAGCACCTGTAAAACCAATAAGTGCTTTATCTTCTGGTAACTTTTCTTTTAAAAGTTTGATTGTTTCATAAACATATGTTAATTTATTTGCAGCTTCTTCACCACAAATTAGTCTATCAACATCTTCTTGTGTTTCAATTGGGTCATGAAATACAGGACCTTGACCTTTAATAAACTCTAAATCCATTCCCATTTCATCTGGAATTACTAAAATATCACTAAATAAGATTGCAGCATCAACTCCAACAATATCTAAAGGCTGAATAGTAACTTCACAAGCTTTTTCAGGGTTATGACATAAGTTTAAGAAGCTTCCTGCTTGTCCTCTTACTTCCATATACTCAGGAAGGTATCTTCCTGCTTGTCTCATCATCCATACAGGAGTGTAAGGAGTCTCTTTTCTAAAACACGCATCTACAAATATCTTTGACATATATTTACCTTTTTTATTTTTTTCCAACTTTTCCTAAAAAGAAAAGTCCAAGAGCTAAAGCAGCTACGGCTAAAGCAAAATACAACATTTCTAAAGCACCATTATATTCCGTATGTAAAACTCTTTGAAAAAAGTTTACTACTAGAACCATAACAATAACTTTTGCTATTTTATCTTTTAACTGATCTAATGAAGTAATTGATAATATTTTTGAATCATCTTGTGCTTGTTCATTATGATCAATAGGAGAGATAAAAAGTTCGTATATTCCAAAAGAAAAAATAAGCATAACTACTGCAATTAAATATAAATCAACTGCACCAATTATACCGCTTACAATATCTTCATGGAAATTCTCTGGATGGGCATGAGTAATAATAGTATCAAATGCATATTTTGCAACAACAAATATATCCATACTTGCAACTACAAATAATACTACAGCACCTAATAAGCCAAAAAGTACAGCGAAGATAACAAGAAATCTTGTTTTCCACATTGCACTTTCAAATAGCCTTTCAATCATTAAATATCGCTCTCCATTTCAATCCATTTTAAAGCAATTCTAACTGAGTTAGTAGCTGCACCTACTCTTACTTGGTCTGCAACATTGAAGAAATGAACTATATTTGGTGCATAAACATCTTTTCTTATTCTTCCTACATATGTCATATCTGTATCAGTTGATACAATTGGCATGGGGTATGCATTGTTAGCTAAATCATCTATAACTTCTACATTTTCAAAGTTTTCTAATGCATTTCTTACTTCATTTACATCTACATCTATATTTTCATCAAATGTAACTGTGATTGATTCTGAGTGAGATCTTAAAACTGGAACTCTAACACAAGTAGCTGCTACTTGAACTTCTTTATGAAGAATTTTTTGAGTTTCATTTACCATTTTCATTTCTTCTTTTGTGAAATCATTTGGCTGCTGAACATCAATTTGAGGAATAACATTTAGTGCAATTTGATGTGCAAATGCATCTTTTTTGCTCTCATCTAACTTAAATGCAAAAAAGTCTTGCATTTGAGTTACTAACTCTTCCATTCCTGCTTTTCCTGCACCTGAAACTGCTTGATATGTTGATACATCAACTCTTTTAATTCCATATAATTCATCTAATGGTTTTAAAGATAATACCATTTGAATAGTTGAACAATTTGGATTAGCAATAATTCCTGTTTCTCTCCATAGTGCAATGTCTTCTGGATTTACTTCTGGAACTACTAATGGAACATTTGGAACCATTCTGAAGTGACTTGTATTATCAATAACAACCGCACCAGCTTCTACAGCATACTTTGCAAACTTCTCTGAAATATTACCACCTGCACTAAAAAATGCAATATCTACTTCATTTTCTTCAAACGCAGTCTCAGTAAGTTCTAAAACAGTATACTCTTTATTTTTATACTCAATTTTTGAACCAGCACTTTTAGCACTCGCTAATGGAACAATATTATTAACTGGAAAGTCATAATCTGCCATTACTCTAAAAAGTTCTTCACCTACTGCACCAGTTGCTCCTACAACTGCGACATTAAATTTTCTCATATTAATCTTCCTTTTTTTCTTCTAGATTGTCTTTTAATGATTGTGATTGTTGTTGACTTTTATCTTCAACTGCAATCTCTTCAATTATTTCTCCATCTTCATTGTATCTTATTACATTTCCGTTTTCATCAACTTCAATTTCTTCATCTTGTTTTGGACATTTTGCAATTGATACTACTTTATCACCTTTATCAACATTTACAATGATAACACCTGATGTATTTCTTCCTGCTTTTCTAATTGTTTGCATATCAACTCTAATCATCTTACCAATAGATGTTAAAGCCATTAAGTCCATACTTTCATCAACTAAAACTTCACCAATAACGCTTCCAGTTTTTTGTGATAATTTCATTGATATAACACCAGAACCTGCTCTATTTGTAAGTCTGTACTCTTCTACAAGTGTTCTTTTTCCAATACCTTTTTCAGATACAGTTAATAACTCTTGCTCTACATTATCAATAACATCTGCATCAACTACATAATCAGTATCATGTTTAAACTTAATACCTCTTACACCTCTTGTTGATCTACCTTGTTCTCTTGTTTTATCAATTTCAAATCTAATACATTGACCTAAACTTGTAAATATCATAATATATTCAGACTCAACATTTGTAATCTTTGCAGTTACAATTTCATCTAAATCATCAAGAACAATTGCTCTTACACCATTTGATCTTATATTACTAAACTCTGATAATGATGTTCTTTTTACAATACCATTCTTAGTAAAGAATGCTAATGATTTAGATTCATCAAAGTCATCAGTTGGAATAATAGCCATGATTTTTTCATCAGGTCTTAAGTTAATTAAGTTAACAACTGCTTTACCTTTTGCAGTTCTACTTCCCTCAGGAATTCTATAAACTTTTAACCAATATAATTGCCCCATGTTTGTAACAAACATTAAAGTATCATGAGTATTTGAAACAAAGAACTTCTCAATAAAGTCATCATCATGAGTAGTAACAGCTACTTTACCTTTACCACCTCTTCTTTGTTTTTCATAAGACTTAATTGGAACTCTTTTTACATATCCATTGTGAGTAATAGTAACTACCATTGGCTCATTTGGAATTAAATCTTCCATATCGATTTCATCATATGAATCTTCGATTTCTGTTCTTCTTTCATCAGAATATTTGTCTTTAATTTCAATTAACTCTTCTTTGATAATTTCATTTAACTTATCTTCTGATTTTAAGATTGCTTCTAATTCTGCAATTAAAGCTAATAGCTCTTGATATTCAGCTTCAAGCTTATCTCTTTGAAGACCTGTAAGTCTTCCTAATCTCATATCTAAAATAGCTTGAGATTGAATTGTTGAAAGTCCAAATCTATCTTGAAGCTTCTCTTTTGCTTCACCATCATTTGCAGATGATCTAATAATTTGAACAACTTCATCAATATTATCTAAAGCAATTTTTAAACCTTCTAAAATATGAGCTCTAGCTTTTGCTTTTTCTAAATCAAAGATTGTTCTTCTAATAATTACAGTTTTTCTATGAGCTAAGAAAATATTTAAAATTTGAGGTAAATTAAATACCTTTGGTTCTTTGTTATGAACGGCTAAAAGAATAATACCAAATGTAGTTTCCATTGGAGTAGATTTATAAAGGTTATTTAATACAATCTCACCCATAGCATCTTTTTTAAGTTCAATAACAACTCTAATACCGTCTCTATCAGATTCATCTCTAACTTCTGAAATACCTTCAATTTGTTTATCTTTAGCAAGTGTAGCTATTTGCTCAATAAGTCTTGATTTATTTACTTGATATGGTAGTTCATCTAAAACGATTACTTCTTTTTTACCTTTTGTTTCGATATGATGCTTAGCTCTTATCTTAACTCTTCCACGTCCTGTTTTATATGCATCAATAATTCCTCTTCTTCCAAAGATAGTACCACCTGTTGGAAAATCTGGACCTTGAATAAATTGCATTAAATCCTCAGCTGTTGATTCTGGATTGTCAATTGTATGTAAAACGGCATTTAATAATTCATTTAAATTATGCGGTGGAATTTTAGTAGCCATACCAACTGCAATACCCTCACTACCATTTAATAATAGTGTTGGAACTCTTGTAGGTAAAACAGTTGGTTCTTTTAATGTATCATCATAGTTTTGAGTATAATTAATAGTATCTTTATCAATATCTCTTAAAACCTCTTCAGATATTTTAGTCATTCTAGCTTCTGTATATCTCATTGCTGCTGCGTTATCACCATCAATTGAACCGAAGTTACCTTGTCCATCAACTAAAGGAGCTCTCATTGAGAAATCTTGCGCCATTCTAACTAGTGCATCATAAACTGAGCTATCACCATGAGGGTGATACTTACCAATAACATCTCCAACGATTCTTGCAGATTTCTTATATGCAGACTTCGAAGAAATATTTAAATCATGCATCGCATATAAAATTCTTCTGTGAACTGGTTTTAATCCATCTTTTGCATCAGGTAGTGCTCTACCAATAATAACACTCATTGAATAATCTAAATATGAAGCTTTAACTGAATCTTCAATATTTATGTCAATAATATCTTGGTTTTCAAAAAGGTTTTCCATAAAAAAAGGCCTTTGTAATATAAAATTTAGATATTTTATCCAAAGTGTGCTTAGGGCAAGTTGAGTAAGTTATTTTTGAAGAAAAAGAGACCTAGTATAGTCTCTTTTTTGTTTAATAAAAGTTATTTATGCTTTTTCACTTTTATATTTAATGATCATATTATAAACATCATCTTTTAGTTTTAATTTCTCTTTTTTCTTTGCTTCAACATCAAATTGATCTGCATGACTTTTTTCCATTTCCATAATCTCTTCATCCAAATCATTATGTTTATCAAATAATTTGTGGAAATGTGCATCTTTTTGTTTTAACTCTGCGATTAGATCTCTATATTCATGAAACATTTTACATCCTATATATTGGTTTATAAAATGATTATACACCCCTTGAACTTAAGAGAATTTAAATTTATATTTTAAGTTCTGTAATCAGCATTAATCTTTACGTTTTCGTACGTACTGAAGTGACATCTAGTCACTTCAGAAGTTATTGTATTTTAAGTTCTGTAATCAGCATTAATCTTTACGTACTCATAACCTAAGTCACATCCATACGCTGTAAAACTATACTCCCCTACTCCTAAATCACAAATAACTTTAAACTTATCATTTCCTAGTACTTTTGCTGCTTTTGCTTCTTGTTCTTCATCAAAGCAAAGTTCACCTTTATCATAAACTACAACATCATTATATGATATTACTAGTTTTTCTTCATCACTTATTACTTTTGATGCTCCTATTGTTGATGCAATTCTTCCAAAGTTTGGATCTTCTCCAAACAGTGCTGTTTTTACAAGTAATGAGTTTGATAATGCTTTTGCTGCTTTTTGTGCTTCTTCTTTTGAGGCTGCATTTCTAACTTCAAATGCAACTGCTTTTTTAGCTCCCTCACCATCTGCTACCATTAACATCGCCATATCATGCATTACCAATCTTACAGCTTCAATAAATGCTTCTTTATCATAAGTATTTGATTTTTTATTTGCTAGAAGCATTACTGTATCATTTGTTGATGTATCTCCATCTACTGATATTGCATTAAATGTTGTTTCACTATTTACTTCTAATGCTTCTTTCATATCATTTAAAGGAACTGCTGCATCTGTACAAATAAAACAAAGCATAGTTGCTAGGTTTGGGTTTATCATCCCTGCACCTTTTGCTACAGCACCTATTTTAAACGAACTACCATCTTCAAGTTTTACTTCATACATACAACTTTTTTCATAAGCATCAGTTGTCATAATTGCTCTTGCTAGGTTCTCACCACTTTTAGCATTTAAGTCAAAAGAATTAGCACCTTTTACAATCTTATCAATTGGTAAAGGATTTCCTATTACTCCTGTACTACTCATAATTGGGTTTACTAAATCAAAACTTAATGATGAAAAAATAGTATTTATATCTTCAATACCTTTTTTCCCAGTTAATGCATTTGCATTTTTTGAGTTAATAAGTACAAAGTTTGTTTTAAAACCTTCTTCATATTGTAAATAGTGTTTTAATGGTGCAGCTTGAAATCTGTTTTCTGTAAAAACTGCTTGAACATCGCAAGGTTCATTTGTATAAATAAAACCTAAATCATTATTGCCATTTGGTTTAAGTCCTGCACTTATTCCATCACAGTTAAAGCCATCTATTTGATCTATATGACCTTTTATTGGTAATATTGTAAACATCTATATATCCTCTGGTTTCTCTTTTAAATTTATTATTCTTTTTGCTCTTGAAATACCTTTTTGTGAACCAACTAGCAGTAGTTTACAATTGGCACTAATAAGTATAGTTCCCCTTGGCATTTGAATAAACTTACCTTTCTTCTCAGTAATACCTATAACTGAAACCTTTAGCCTATCTCTTAAATGCAAGTCTTTAATTTCTCTATTTACGACCCAAGACTCTTCTTTTACATATACTTCTTCCATATCAATAGGAGTGTCTCTTTTATATAAAAACTCATCAAGTACGTTTTCCATATCTGGTCTAATAGCCATTGCAGATACTCTTTTTGCCATTAAAGATGGAGTGGCAACAACTTTATCCGCTCCAAGTTTTTTAAGTCTAATTTTTTCATTTTGTGTTTCTGCATTTGAAATGATTAAGAAAGGACTTCTTCCAAGCTCTTTTTCATAAAGCCTTACTGATGCAATTAAAGTAATATTGTCTGAAATATTCTTTGATAAAGATATTGCACCTTTTGCAGAACTTAAGTGAGACTTTAAAAAAGCAACCTCTTTATAAGGTTCTTCTTTTACAAAATATGGATAGCCATTCTCTTTGGCAATCTGTTCAATATCCTCACTTGGATCAACA includes the following:
- a CDS encoding potassium channel family protein — encoded protein: MSIFRRIKKALGWEIRTVKPEYDLNPLIYSQLKPFRLPFVLVQIIMMIGTLGYIIIDDFSILDAIFQTGITFTTVGFGEIAPISPAGRFFTITLIIFGFAVFTLSTAVLIDTVVKGRLFDLYKERSMLYKIARLRRHFVIFYHNEYTSQLAKQFRENHIPFVVVDPSEDIEQIAKENGYPYFVKEEPYKEVAFLKSHLSSAKGAISLSKNISDNITLIASVRLYEKELGRSPFLIISNAETQNEKIRLKKLGADKVVATPSLMAKRVSAMAIRPDMENVLDEFLYKRDTPIDMEEVYVKEESWVVNREIKDLHLRDRLKVSVIGITEKKGKFIQMPRGTILISANCKLLLVGSQKGISRAKRIINLKEKPEDI
- the hemE gene encoding uroporphyrinogen decarboxylase is translated as MSKIFVDACFRKETPYTPVWMMRQAGRYLPEYMEVRGQAGSFLNLCHNPEKACEVTIQPLDIVGVDAAILFSDILVIPDEMGMDLEFIKGQGPVFHDPIETQEDVDRLICGEEAANKLTYVYETIKLLKEKLPEDKALIGFTGAPWTLATYMIEGQGTKTYNLCKKMMYSNPELLHNILRKVTDIVKLYLEKQIQAGADVVQIFDSWAAAIEPGRYDEFSWKYMVEIAEYIKEKYPHIPVIMFPKGISAFINMDGVYGNFDVLGIDWGTPMAMAKAKLGDKYVLQGNMEPCRLYSKEETTKCVEKIQETMQGEGHIFNLGHGILPDVPVENAIHFVKECQRVSKKS
- a CDS encoding aspartate-semialdehyde dehydrogenase is translated as MRKFNVAVVGATGAVGEELFRVMADYDFPVNNIVPLASAKSAGSKIEYKNKEYTVLELTETAFEENEVDIAFFSAGGNISEKFAKYAVEAGAVVIDNTSHFRMVPNVPLVVPEVNPEDIALWRETGIIANPNCSTIQMVLSLKPLDELYGIKRVDVSTYQAVSGAGKAGMEELVTQMQDFFAFKLDESKKDAFAHQIALNVIPQIDVQQPNDFTKEEMKMVNETQKILHKEVQVAATCVRVPVLRSHSESITVTFDENIDVDVNEVRNALENFENVEVIDDLANNAYPMPIVSTDTDMTYVGRIRKDVYAPNIVHFFNVADQVRVGAATNSVRIALKWIEMESDI
- a CDS encoding radical SAM protein, producing the protein MSYSNSITFGPIASRRFGISLGIDLSPSSKQCNFDCLYCELEGAKTVSKMTEYPSVEEVISEIKKSFLKNEKIDVITLTANGEPTLYPKLDELVDEINKIKNNTKTLILSNGSTIYKEDTFKTLLKIDTVKLSLDCVSEKCFKKLDRTDKSIEIDKIVPSMIDFSQKTKNDFVLEILFVKDLNDKDDEIALLYNAVKKINPKRVDIGTIDRPPAYKVKPVSYKTLEKVANIFKGINVNIVYKNRPKLLGSYSKDDIVQTLKRRPLTIEDIENLFDEESKNKLEELVKNSKISLVDSSGVKFYKNL
- the gyrA gene encoding DNA gyrase subunit A; translation: MENLFENQDIIDINIEDSVKASYLDYSMSVIIGRALPDAKDGLKPVHRRILYAMHDLNISSKSAYKKSARIVGDVIGKYHPHGDSSVYDALVRMAQDFSMRAPLVDGQGNFGSIDGDNAAAMRYTEARMTKISEEVLRDIDKDTINYTQNYDDTLKEPTVLPTRVPTLLLNGSEGIAVGMATKIPPHNLNELLNAVLHTIDNPESTAEDLMQFIQGPDFPTGGTIFGRRGIIDAYKTGRGRVKIRAKHHIETKGKKEVIVLDELPYQVNKSRLIEQIATLAKDKQIEGISEVRDESDRDGIRVVIELKKDAMGEIVLNNLYKSTPMETTFGIILLAVHNKEPKVFNLPQILNIFLAHRKTVIIRRTIFDLEKAKARAHILEGLKIALDNIDEVVQIIRSSANDGEAKEKLQDRFGLSTIQSQAILDMRLGRLTGLQRDKLEAEYQELLALIAELEAILKSEDKLNEIIKEELIEIKDKYSDERRTEIEDSYDEIDMEDLIPNEPMVVTITHNGYVKRVPIKSYEKQRRGGKGKVAVTTHDDDFIEKFFVSNTHDTLMFVTNMGQLYWLKVYRIPEGSRTAKGKAVVNLINLRPDEKIMAIIPTDDFDESKSLAFFTKNGIVKRTSLSEFSNIRSNGVRAIVLDDLDEIVTAKITNVESEYIMIFTSLGQCIRFEIDKTREQGRSTRGVRGIKFKHDTDYVVDADVIDNVEQELLTVSEKGIGKRTLVEEYRLTNRAGSGVISMKLSQKTGSVIGEVLVDESMDLMALTSIGKMIRVDMQTIRKAGRNTSGVIIVNVDKGDKVVSIAKCPKQDEEIEVDENGNVIRYNEDGEIIEEIAVEDKSQQQSQSLKDNLEEKKED
- the argJ gene encoding bifunctional glutamate N-acetyltransferase/amino-acid acetyltransferase ArgJ; its protein translation is MFTILPIKGHIDQIDGFNCDGISAGLKPNGNNDLGFIYTNEPCDVQAVFTENRFQAAPLKHYLQYEEGFKTNFVLINSKNANALTGKKGIEDINTIFSSLSFDLVNPIMSSTGVIGNPLPIDKIVKGANSFDLNAKSGENLARAIMTTDAYEKSCMYEVKLEDGSSFKIGAVAKGAGMINPNLATMLCFICTDAAVPLNDMKEALEVNSETTFNAISVDGDTSTNDTVMLLANKKSNTYDKEAFIEAVRLVMHDMAMLMVADGEGAKKAVAFEVRNAASKEEAQKAAKALSNSLLVKTALFGEDPNFGRIASTIGASKVISDEEKLVISYNDVVVYDKGELCFDEEQEAKAAKVLGNDKFKVICDLGVGEYSFTAYGCDLGYEYVKINADYRT
- a CDS encoding YdcH family protein; the protein is MFHEYRDLIAELKQKDAHFHKLFDKHNDLDEEIMEMEKSHADQFDVEAKKKEKLKLKDDVYNMIIKYKSEKA
- a CDS encoding YqhA family protein, which codes for MIERLFESAMWKTRFLVIFAVLFGLLGAVVLFVVASMDIFVVAKYAFDTIITHAHPENFHEDIVSGIIGAVDLYLIAVVMLIFSFGIYELFISPIDHNEQAQDDSKILSITSLDQLKDKIAKVIVMVLVVNFFQRVLHTEYNGALEMLYFALAVAALALGLFFLGKVGKK